The following proteins are co-located in the Streptomyces bottropensis ATCC 25435 genome:
- a CDS encoding ATP-binding cassette domain-containing protein: MQKLEQHPGGETGPAPAVSAQGIIKRFGGVVALDNVSFSARAGEVTALVGDNGAGKSTLIRCLSGVHSPDEGGLFVNGAPVTFSGPNDARLAGIETVHQNLALADNLDVAANLFLGRELSGGPRSLFRLRKRPMEARAAELIDEYGIRMPNIKAKVGAMSGGQRQGIAIARAVGWGSEVVLMDEPTAALGVKETGRVLDVVRSLADRGLAVVLISHNIEQVMQVSDFVWVLRGGHMIADLRAENTNTQEVVHYITTGVGLGA, from the coding sequence ATGCAGAAACTCGAACAGCACCCTGGTGGCGAGACGGGGCCGGCCCCCGCGGTCTCGGCACAAGGGATCATCAAGCGCTTCGGTGGTGTGGTGGCACTGGACAACGTGAGCTTCTCAGCCCGGGCAGGAGAGGTGACCGCCTTGGTCGGAGACAACGGCGCAGGCAAGTCCACCTTGATCCGGTGCCTGTCCGGTGTGCACTCACCCGATGAAGGAGGGCTATTCGTCAACGGGGCGCCGGTGACCTTCTCCGGCCCCAACGACGCACGGCTTGCGGGCATCGAGACGGTCCACCAGAACCTTGCCCTGGCCGACAACCTGGACGTCGCGGCGAATCTCTTCCTTGGCCGGGAACTGTCCGGCGGCCCCCGCTCACTGTTCCGCCTGCGGAAGAGGCCCATGGAAGCCAGGGCCGCAGAACTGATCGACGAGTACGGGATCCGCATGCCCAACATCAAGGCGAAGGTGGGCGCCATGTCGGGCGGCCAGCGGCAGGGCATCGCCATCGCCAGGGCCGTCGGCTGGGGCAGCGAGGTCGTGCTGATGGACGAGCCCACCGCCGCACTGGGCGTGAAGGAAACCGGGCGGGTGCTGGACGTCGTCAGGTCCCTCGCCGATCGCGGTCTGGCGGTCGTGTTGATCAGCCACAACATCGAGCAGGTCATGCAGGTGTCCGACTTCGTGTGGGTGCTGCGAGGCGGGCACATGATCGCCGATCTGCGGGCCGAGAACACAAACACCCAGGAAGTGGTCCACTACATCACCACCGGCGTAGGTCTCGGCGCATGA